Genomic DNA from Streptomyces capillispiralis:
GCCGCCGGAAGTGATCGCAGCCCGGGCCAGCTCCTCGACCTGGTGGGCCTCGCCCCCGTCGATAGTCATCGTGGCACCGTTGGCCAGGATCAGAAGCATGGGCGTGATGGGAAAGCCCTCCGCAGTCAGGGAGAACTGATCCAAACGGCTGACAGCACGTCCAGCGAGGTCGGCATCCAGACACGGCAGGTTCAGCTGCCCCGCGCATATGAGGGGAAGCAGACCATTGTCCCCACCGCACTCGAACGAAGTCACCGCGGTGATTTTCCTGCCGGTGTGACGGGCCATGGCCGTAACAGAGCGGGCCAGTTCTGAGCCATCGGCGAGTCGCTCCCGTGCGACAGCGGGCGACCCCATGGTCCCGACGGCGCACACTACGTCGGAGTCACGCAGCATCGAGACATTCAGAAGCCGGATTCGGTTGTCATCACGCAATATTTCCTTCAGCTGCGCAGCTGCGTAGCGTGATGCGCCGCCTCCGCCGCATCCGACAAGTGCGGATCCTAATGCCAGATCATCAACTTGATCGATGTCGAAATAGACGTTCCGAGTCATGCGTTGCCCCTGTCACCTGATAAGTGCCGTGAAGACTGCAGACAACGCCGTGAACCCCGCGCTCTGATCCGTACAGTGGAGAGTCTCGGACATCGCGTCTGGAGTGTGACCCGGCGGCGTCTGCCGCATGTACTTCATCATGGATCCCGCAGACCATCGCTGACAGCGGACACGAGTCGAAAGCGTGCCTTGGTCACCCCGGCGTCCTTCGGCCACGCGACTTTACGACAGGTCTGCAGTTCCGGGCCACCGCGTCATGAGGGTAGTCCTCTCCGCGGGCTGGGGGCCGTCTTCCAACGGATCCGCCCCAACCGGGCCCGCGCGGACAAGGCGTACGCCGCCCGCAGGAACCGGACTACCGCCGCATACGGAGGTGAACGGCTCGGCCAGTTCCGCCCGCCGATCGCCCAGCGATCCAGTCGCCGAACTCAGCTGCCGAGCTGATCCGGCATCCGCCGCTGCCAGGCCGGACCGCAGCCTTCGGCTCGACCGGTCCGACGTATCGGTGACTCTGCCAGGAGGACCGTTACAGAGGTGGCCCGGGAGTCCGGTGTCGGCGCCGAGGGGCTGCGGAACAGGTCGAGCAGGGCGCGGCGCGGAGATCTCAGGCTTCACGGCATCACGGGGGAAGTTCCAGCTGCTCTCGTTCCTCGCGTAGGCGGACCAGTGGACGGGCAGGTCTCGGCGGGCCGGAGCCAGTAAGCCGGTGTGCAACCCGCACTGCGACGGGGGGGAACTCAGGCAATCCGCACAGTGCCCCTGGCACTCCTACGGCCTAGCGTGCTGGAAACACGGTCCGCATCTGCGGGAAGGCCGTTGGCACCTTCAACCTCGGAGACCCTGCGTGAGATCGGCTGTCTCTGTCCCGTCGCTTCCGGAACAGCTATGGGACGGCGATGTCGAGCCGCTCATCCGCGGGGCCACTCTCCTTGGTACGGGTGGCAGAGGAGACTCCTGCACCGCGTCCTGCAGTTGTGTGAACTGCCGCGTGCTGACTGCCCTGTTGAGGTGTGTCTTAATGAGGTTCCTGATGACGCGTTCGTCTTACCCACTGCTGGCAACGGCGCCTCCGCGGTGTCGCAGACGGGGCCAGACGGCCTGGAAGCCGTCCGCCTCCTGGTCATGGTTCTCGAGCGACGTTCCGGGCACCAGCCCGTTCACATAGTGGGCTTCTTTCAGCAGCCACTCTTCGGGGGTGCACAGCGCCCAGCAGGTGGCCGGCCCTCCGCCTGAGGCGGTGCCGACGTGCAGGGAGCCGCCAGGCCTCGAACGTGGCCGTGGCCTGTTCGCCGAGGGCACGGATCCTCGCGTGAACGCGGTCGACGTCCCACTGACCTGTGGACAGCTCTCCTCGCCGGCTGCGGTAGGTCACTCTCACAATGCCTCCGGCACCCTGGAGCCCTGGGCGGTGTACTCGTCGAAGGGCGCGATGCCTACTTCCGCATCGGCGTGCGTCCTTCACGAAGGAAGGCCGGCTCGCGCGGGTCGGCCGAGTCTGCCGGCACCGCCTGCCGCATCAGCGGGTGAGCGCGACGCTGAACGTCGAGCTGCCGGTCGGCGTGAGCGATGAGCCATGCCGCGCGTGCGGCCTCCTCGCCGACCAGTTCCGCCGTCGGCCAGCCGTACTCGTCCATGATTTCGTTGAGCCGGTCACCGTGCCGGGCGGTCAGCCGCCGCCAGGCCACCTGCTCGGCGGGGTCGTCGCTGTTCGCGCGGACTGCCAACTGGTGATCGGCCGCGGCCCTTTCCGTGAGTCCGCTGTCAGGGCGGCAACGTCCTGCGCCACTCTCCACTCCGAGGTAGATCATTCTGGAGACGGCGACGGCCGCCTTCCCGCACCGGGGCAGTGGATCTACCCCTGGAGCCGGAGCCGGATCGCTGCGACGGTCACGGTGCCCTGAAAGAAAGACGCCCTTCGGAGGCCGGCAGAGCCTCGAGCGACGGCTGTCCGACATGGTCCACCAGATCATGAAACGATGCCAGCGGATCCACCTCGCTCAAACTGCCTGACACACACAGAGGCGCTTTCACGTCCCGCCTCGACCGCCGACAGGCCGGAACAGCGCAGGCTCGGCCCTCGTGAGGATCCATCGAGTACAGCACCGCCGCGTGCTACTACCACTTCAAGATCGTTGCTTTGCGGGAGCGCCGGCCCCGTACAAATCGCCACCCACCAGGTACGCCGCTGGGTGATCTCGGCCGCAGCCAGTACCGTGCGGAGCAGCGAGGAGGGGGAGTGGGTGTGTCCCGATGCTGTTGGTGTGTGGACAGATCGCTGAGTCCATACGTGGCGAAGCCGCATCGGCGGTCCGAGGGCCACGGTTACGCGTCAGGTGTCGGTGCCTCGCCGGCAGACCGCCGAGCGGCGCCGCCTGACCCAGCGATGGCTGTCGGGCAAGCCGGTGAGGCCTTTTCGGGTGTGACTCCATCCGGATCACGGGCCGACACCAGCCGCGCTGCCCGCTGCCCTTCGTCCCCTGTCCCTCACCACGACCCGGGCCTGCGGGCTGCCCGTTCTGAAAGACATCGGAGATCGTCACGCGGGTGAAGGACCGCACGTTCGCCTGGACCAAGGACAAGACAGACGATGCGGATCGCGCTTGACCGGCGACCCGTTACACGGCCCCGTCCCACTCCTCCGGGTCGTCCCCGGTCCGGGCTGACCATCGGTGACTTCGCCGGACTGATGGAATAGGCAATGAGCTTGAACCGACTCCTCGGCCGATCGGTAACCGCCTGCGCCGCGGTGCCGCACGATCATTACCGGACCACATTTCAGCGCGCTTCCGCACAGAATATTCAAGATTTCCCAGGTGAATAATGGACCACCTTGAGATAATCGCCGACGACTATTCGACACGTCGAGTCCCTCCGTCGGCCAGGCGGTCCTGGTTCGGCATCGCCGTCCAACGATTCGGCCAGGTGTCCGACCTCAGCCAGTTCCTCCTGGGAGCAATGCTGGGATTCGGCATGACTTTCTGGAATGCTTTCTGGGCGCTCACACTCGGCGCCATCGTCTTCGAGGTACTTGCCATCCTGACCGGCATTATAGGGGCACATGAAGGACTGAACACTTCGCTTCTTGCCCGATGGAGCGGATTCGGTCGCATCGGCTCCGCCCTGCTGGCCGTGGCGATCAGCATCAGCCTCATCGGCTGGTTCGGGATCCAGACCGGAATTTCCGCCGTCGGACTTCACCAGCTGATGCCCGCACTTTCCACCCCCGCATGGGCCATCATCTTCGGATTTTTCATCACTCTCATCGTCGTCCGCGGATTCGAATCCATGCAGTGGGTTGCGAACGTCACCGTTCCACTCTTCCTCGTCCTGGTCGGGTGGGCCGTCGTCTCCGAGCTGTCTCAACATTCGCTCACCCGACTCATGCAGCAGGCACCGCCAGGGCCAGAAATGTCATTGGTATCAGGTGCCACCGTCGTCGCCGGATCATTTGTTGTCGGTTCCGTCATCGCCCCGGACATGACCCGGTACAACCGATCCGTCTCCGACGTCGTCAAGCAGACGCTGATCGGTATCACGCTGGGCGAGTACGCGATCGGCATGGTGGGAGTGCTTCTTGCACACGCGGTGAAGTCGAACGACATCACCGCCATCATCTTCACCTCTGTCGGTTGGGTCGGAGTCCTGGTCATCGTCCTCGGTACCGCCAAGATCAACGACTGGAATCTCTACAGCTCCAGTCTGGGATTCGTCAATATCGCCGACCTCCTCTTCGGTATCCGCCTTCACCGCGGGCTCGTGACCGTAGCAGTCGGCACGGTGGGGACCATGCTGGCAGCAACGGGGTTCCTCGACCGGTTCGTCGATTTCCTCACCATCTTGAGCGTCGCGTTCCCACCCGTAGCCGGGATCATGGTCGCAGAATACTTCGTCGTGAAGAGATGGCGGCCCGCTCTTGAACACTCACGCAGCAAGGGCACCCTCCCCGATGAAACACCGAACTGGGTTCCGGCTACTCTTGTCATCTGGCTGGGATCTGCCTTGATCGGATATCACGTCACCATTGGGATGCCGGCACTCAACTCTGTCACCATCGCGTTCGTGCTCTACCTCCTGGCCGGGCGGCTCGGCCTGCTCGTGAGCATCGGGGCCACCTCTGCACCAGACCTCGCAGAAACAAACCGCTGAGGAACTATGACTCTCCGTATCGGAATCGATGTCGGCGGGACAAACACCGACGCTGTCCTCGTCATGGGGGCGCATATTGTCGCCTCCACCAAGAACCCCACGACGCGGGACGTCACCTCAGGCATCGTCACCGCCCTCGCAGATCTGCGCGCCAAGTCCGACTTCGCGCCGGAAGAAATTGGTGCGGTCATGATCGGCACCACGCATTTCCTCAACGCGTTGGTCGAAGCACACGATCTCACGCCGACGGCGGTAATCCGCCTGGGGCTACCGGCCGCAGCATCATTGCCGCCTTTCACCGACTGGCCGAGATCAATCGTCGAGGCGTGCAAAGGCCAGGCATACATGGCACACGGCGGACACGAATACGACGGACGTGAAATCTCACTGCTACGCCCCGACGAACTCCGCTTCTACGCACGGGAAGCAGTCGACAAAGGAGCCCGTTCCATCGCCCTCTCATCGGTTTTCTCACCGGTGAACATCGAAGGTGAACTCGCCGCAGCCGACATCATCCGTGGCGAAGTCGGCCCTGAAATCCCTCTCTCCCTCTCACACCGCATCGGTCGTGTGGGTCTTCTTGAACGAGAGAACGCCACCATCATCAACGCGGCGCTGCGCGAGCTTGCCGAACGCATCGTGTCAGGACTCTCCGCGGCAGTCGTCGGCGAAGGTATCACTGCACCCCTCTACCTCTGCCAGAACGACGGCACCCTCATCAGCCTCGAAGACGTACGCCAGCACCCAGTGGCGACTTTCTCCTCAGGCCCCACCAACTCGATGCGAGGAGCAGCACGCCTGTCGGGGCATTCCGACTGCGTGGTCGTCGATATCGGTGGAACCACGACCGATGTCGGAGTCCTGCAGGGAGGATTCCCTCGAGAGGCCGGTCAGGAAGTCACTCTC
This window encodes:
- a CDS encoding DUF917 domain-containing protein, yielding MTRNVYFDIDQVDDLALGSALVGCGGGGASRYAAAQLKEILRDDNRIRLLNVSMLRDSDVVCAVGTMGSPAVARERLADGSELARSVTAMARHTGRKITAVTSFECGGDNGLLPLICAGQLNLPCLDADLAGRAVSRLDQFSLTAEGFPITPMLLILANGATMTIDGGEAHQVEELARAAITSGGGWAAVCFPPLDAGEVRAYALPGTLSRSIDLGSALAQALESRTVGAGVAESDIAVIAHGRIQDVTRHDSVGLSSNTTIFLKDVRTDAVIRIEAGDEYLIVLNDGEVIATVPDLICLVDIRTGQPIETVDARSGTDVALCRMPAHPWWLSSAKRLDFCSPRSYGIDLDPILMRTS
- a CDS encoding purine-cytosine permease family protein, which codes for MDHLEIIADDYSTRRVPPSARRSWFGIAVQRFGQVSDLSQFLLGAMLGFGMTFWNAFWALTLGAIVFEVLAILTGIIGAHEGLNTSLLARWSGFGRIGSALLAVAISISLIGWFGIQTGISAVGLHQLMPALSTPAWAIIFGFFITLIVVRGFESMQWVANVTVPLFLVLVGWAVVSELSQHSLTRLMQQAPPGPEMSLVSGATVVAGSFVVGSVIAPDMTRYNRSVSDVVKQTLIGITLGEYAIGMVGVLLAHAVKSNDITAIIFTSVGWVGVLVIVLGTAKINDWNLYSSSLGFVNIADLLFGIRLHRGLVTVAVGTVGTMLAATGFLDRFVDFLTILSVAFPPVAGIMVAEYFVVKRWRPALEHSRSKGTLPDETPNWVPATLVIWLGSALIGYHVTIGMPALNSVTIAFVLYLLAGRLGLLVSIGATSAPDLAETNR
- a CDS encoding hydantoinase/oxoprolinase N-terminal domain-containing protein → MTLRIGIDVGGTNTDAVLVMGAHIVASTKNPTTRDVTSGIVTALADLRAKSDFAPEEIGAVMIGTTHFLNALVEAHDLTPTAVIRLGLPAAASLPPFTDWPRSIVEACKGQAYMAHGGHEYDGREISLLRPDELRFYAREAVDKGARSIALSSVFSPVNIEGELAAADIIRGEVGPEIPLSLSHRIGRVGLLERENATIINAALRELAERIVSGLSAAVVGEGITAPLYLCQNDGTLISLEDVRQHPVATFSSGPTNSMRGAARLSGHSDCVVVDIGGTTTDVGVLQGGFPREAGQEVTLAGVRTNFRMPDVLSVGIGGGSRVRHNGARVGPDSVGSELRRHALVFGGNVLTATDIAVAAGHADIGSTRAARRLSRSTVDAALERISHEILDVADRMRTSSAPLPLVAVGGGAILLPKRLDGFGGVVRPDHFDVTNAFGAATAQVSGEIDRIYSVRESTRAATRDEARFDAVDRAIASGASPASVEIVEFDEFPIPYLPGNAIRIRVKAVGDLDFGR